DNA from Desulfobulbaceae bacterium:
CGCGATCCAGGTAAATTGGTAATTTCCGAGTCCCTAAGCTTCATCAGCTAGCTGAAATGCTTGCGACTAACCGCGTCGAACCGCGTCGATTAAATCGTTCTGCCATTTGATCGAAAAATCGTGGTGCGGTCGATCTTTACTTTTTGCTCATCAATGGGCGGTATTGGTAGTAGATTTCCCACCTAAAGGTATGCTCAATTTTCTGAGACCACTTCTTTCTGTGTGCCTGTAAATCCCTTGTACACTTTTGGAAAGTGATTGACTTACCCTGTGAGTCTGGCTACCGTTTATGCAGTGTTGATGCGAATGATACGGAAATCAGCATTATAGCTTGACCTCTGGGGAAATTTGTTTTTTAACACCGATCCTTTGTGCTTAGCGCGGGACTCGTTTGTTTCTCTGGGGGGCCTGTGTGGAAATAGTTTTTGATCATCACTACCCTTCTGGTCAAAGAGCAACGTATGGAACACTATCGTATTAAGATCATTGACAAGATAGCACAAGAGGGGTTGGATCTCTTTGATCCCTGGTATCGAGTGCAGGACGATGAACTGGACCCGCAAGGGATTATTGTTCGGAGTTCCGGCGTCAATACTGAGAATTATCCCTCGTTGCTGGCGGTGGCCCGAGCCGGAGCCGGAGTCAACAACATTACGGTCGATAAGGCAACAGCCCATGGGATATGTGTTTTTAATACCCCAGGGGCCAATGCCAATGCCGTGGTCGAGCTGGTTTTTGTCATGCTTGGGATGCAGGCTCGGAATATTCATAAATGTCTGCAGTTTTGTCATGCCTTGGCCGGTCTTCCTGGAGAGACCTTGGTTCAGAGGATTGAGCAAGAGAAGTCGGTCTTTAAGGGGTTTGAGCTGGCAGGTAAGACCCTTGGTGTGATTGGCTTGGGGAAGATTGGGGTACGGGTTGCCAATGGCGGCGCTCTCCGCCAGATGCGGGTCATTGGCTTTGATCCGTCCCCAGCCCTGGAAAATATCCATCAACTCTCACCTGATGTTGAGCTGAGTCGTTCTTTGGCGGGCGTGTTGCGAAACGCGGATATCTTGACCGTTCATGCGCCGTTGAACAGCAAGACTCAAGGAATGGTCAATCGTGAGCTGTTGGCGCAGTTGCCTCAAGGTGCAATTTTGGTTAATTACGCGCGGGCGTCGATTGTTGACGAACTTGCGGTGCTTGATGCTCTGGCCTCAGGTCAGCTCTCCAGTTACGTCACGGATTTCCCCTCTTCGGCCCTCCTCTGTCATCCCAATGTTTTGACCTCCCCCCATCTTGGCGCCAGCACCGAGGAGTCGGAGGAGCAGTGCGCCTGCATGGCAGTTCGGGAACTCAAATCCTATCTTGAGTACGGCCATATCACCCACAGCGTCAATTTCCCTACCGCGGAGAATATTCCAGCCGGCAATGTTCACACCCGACTGATTATGATCAATCGTGATATGCCAGGGATGATCGGTTTCGCCTCGTCTACTATTGGTGCCTATGGGATCAATATTGTCAGCTACTTAAACGAAAGTAACGGCCAGGTTGGTTATAACATCATTGATCTCGAAGGTCCGATTAACGATGAGGCCCAGGCTCGGATTCTAGCGCATGAGGGTGTTATTCGGTTGCGGCTCATTCGCTTCACAGATAAGTGAGCATGGCATCATCTGTTCTGCCCTTGAGAGAATTTCTTTTGTCTTGTTCTTTTGATTTGTGTTGTTAAAGACGTGCGTTTGATCAATTTCATTCGTAACTGTTCAGCAGCGCCACATCTGCGTTGTTATCGGCCTGCTCATGTGCGAAAAGCACACATCGCCGGCCGATGCCTAGCATCTGCGGCACTGCTGAACAGTTACGGTTCTGGGCTTCGGCACCTTTCTGGGTCAGAAGGTGGATAGTTACTTTCATTCTTCCTTTTTTACCCCCTGGTCACGCCTAAATTCCGCAATGGTATTCTAGTGGCTGTTCCGATAGGATCATGCTCGTATTTTGGGCGAGAGTTTTTCTTATATGGTTTTTGTGGTGCTTGTTTTGTGATGTATGTGCTTTTTGGGAGCGGCAAGTTCAGAAACTTTACTTAAGTCCGAGTATGTGGATAAGGTTTGTTTGGGTTTTCGCTATGTTGGTCATGTGAGTTCGTTATTGCGGAAACAGGATGGCGTGAAAATCGTGAATGTCGAGCAATATTGGTAAACATGGTGTTTGTGAATTTTTATTTTATGTATCAATATTGAAATGTTAATTGAGTTATAGCTGTTGGTTCTGGAATCAGGAATCGTATTGGCATCTCATTTGCTTATTTAAATAATCGTCACTGAATACTGAACTTGGGTGTGACTCAAAAGGAAGTATGAGTTTGACAGTATGTCTGAAAAACGAGATAAATTGAAAATGCCAAGATTGATGATCACATTAATACATGGAGTATCAAAAAGATGAAAAAGACTTTGATGACAGGAGTATTCTTGGCGCTTTCTGGTGTCGTATTGAGTGCAGGGGGGGCAATGGCCATTCCGACAAGCGCGGATTACTGGACGGTTACTGATGCTACAACAGGGATAAATGGCACTATAGATTCAAACACTAATATGTTTGGCACTGCTGGCGCCAGCTTGGCGGCATTGTTGGGAGTTTCATATTTAAACCGAGATGTGGTTGGCAGTTTTGGCCTTTATTCTGATCTCGATCAGAATAAGGTCATTAACCCTACAACGGAGCATTTCAAAGTGATTGATGGCACAATCCCGGGTATAGGATACCGGAATGCAAGCACTTTCTTTCATTTTAATTCCAGTCTGTCAGCTTGGGAAGTTGCGGCAGTTGATATTTGGGCCCCTGGCTACGTCGGAACTGTTACTCCTAAGGCCTTCGGCAATGTCTTTGGTTTTTATTTCTCTGGCGCCCAAAATCCCAACAGTTTTTTTTACACCGATGCCTTCTACAACGGTGGAATCGAATATGTATCTATTGATTACACTCCTTATGTAGCGTCAATTCGTTTTGATTTTGGTAATAATGGTACAATTGATGCCATTATTAATACCACCGACGTGGCTCCTGTCCCTGAGCCTGCCACTATGCTCTTACTCGGCACTGGTTTAGTTGGTCTTGCCGGGACAACTCGTAAGCGGATGAAAAAAGCATAAGAGTTTTGAGTGCATACATTCATTAAAAAGCCGGTAGAGGCGATGTCTCTATCGGCTTTTTGCTTTTAATATTAACACCTTTGCCAAGTAGAGGTTATTTTATAGCGTATTGTCTGCAAAAAAAAAGGCGCTCTGGAAACAGAGCGCCTTTTTTTGGCTTGGTATGTCGGAGAAGCTTAGAACGTGCGCATCTGCCAGATGCCGCAGGGGCAAGTGTCAGCGCAGAATCCACAGGCGATGCACTTGTTGTTGTCTGAGAGGTACTCGTAAGAGTCAATCTCTGGCAATTCCCGGCGGGTGATGGCCCCAGTTGGACACATGGTTTCACAGAGGTGACAGTCTCGGCAAGACCCGCAGCTCATGCATTTGTCGGCCTGTGCTTCTGCGGTCTTACCTGGCATGGTGTCCGGGATATAATGGGCTGAGATCAGTTTAGCGAGCGGAATGACGTTCTTGGTGAACGGTTGGTACTCACGGCCTTCAATGTCGGCGATAATGGCGTCAGCCGCGTTTTTCCCTGCGCCCAAGGCGTTGGTGGCCAGACCTGGTCGTTCAACGTCACCGACGGCGAAGACTTTGTCATCCGAGGTGCGTCCGGTCTTGTCGGCCTTGACCCAGGCAGCTCCACCGACTTTCAGGCACTCGATGGTATCCGGCAGGAAACTGACTTTGGGAATGTCACCGATTGAGATGATGACGGTCTGGGCCGGAATCAAGTTGCCTTGATTATCGACCAAACCCTCATTCGTAACTTCCTTGGTCATTACGGACCACTTGAAAATCGCGCCCAGGTCCTCAGCGGCTTTACGCTCCTTGCCGAAGGCCAGAGGTTTTTGGATATCGACCAAGGTAACCTGCTGAGCGCCTAAGCGGTAAGCTTCGCAAGCCACATCACAACCAACGTTGCCAGCGCCGATGATTACTACCTGTTTGCCAACTGGCATGGGGGTGTCGCTCTTTCCGGCCTTAAGGAAGTCTAGGGCAGGGATAACTCGTTCATGACCAGGAAATGGGATCTTGCGCGGTTCATGGGTACCGACTGCAATTACCACGTAATCGTAATCTTTTTGCAGCTCAGTGAACTTGTCCGCGGTCATATCAACGTTAAAATGGACATTGACATGATCCATCTTCATGAAGCGGTCGATCTCGGCCTGCCAGGTGGCCATGGGCAGCCGTTCCCAGGGGATAACCTGGGCCAGTTTGCCGCCGAGTTGGTGATCCTTTTCAAAGATATGGGCTTCGACACCGGAGCGGGCTAACTGATACGCCGCATTAATGCCGGCCGGGCCACCGCCAATGATGGCGACTTTTTTACCGTTGGCTGGTTTGCATGGCAGGGGTTGAGATGACAGGACTGATCGACCGAGCAGGGCAACGTCAATGGGATTATCAACAACCTGACGCGAGCAGTTTTCCATGCAGAGGTTGGGGCAGATTGCACCGCAGACCGAGGCAGGGAAGGGGGTGTAGGACAGGATCAGGTCGTATGCCTCTTGGCCCTTGCCATCGCGGAGGAGGCGAAGACGGTCGACGGTAGGAATGTGAACCGGGCAGTAAAAAGAGCATGGCGCTGCATATTCGCGATTGGCCCAGTACGGCATCTTGCGCCGCAGGTCACCGGTTTCAATGACGCCGATGGGGGAACGGTCAAGTCCAGGGGCAAGATCACGCAGAGGATCTCCGCCAAAGGCCTTGTCCCAGACCTTGGTGCGGAACTCGTGCATCGGCATGGGACCGCTGAACATCAAGGCTCGTTCCTGCGGGGTGATGGCGATCAGTATCTTCCACTCGTCGCGCACTGAGAGTGTTGCCAGCAGATCCTCGCGTCCAATGGAGGTAAGGTATTCCGGCATCCGGTCCATCAGCCACTGCCATTGCTGATCATCGGGTGTGATCTCCTTGACGTTGGTCTTGGAAAAGGAGCCGTCGTGCTCTCCGCGGACATAGATCCAGCCGCCAACCATGCCGACGCAGGGTCGATAACCCAGGACATTAGTCGATTTTGGTTCAATGCCGCAGACAATGCCGATGCCACCGCAGTTGAACTCGGCAAAGGTGTCGCCGACCGATCCCAGCACCCAGAGTTGAGGGCGCTGGTAGTCTGGGTTCCACTTGGTCATGGTTAATGCCCGGGAGCCGATGGAGCCGCGGATCATCACCCGTCCTTCGGCCATGGCATTACACACGCCGTTGGTTGCATGCCCTAAGACTATGACATCAGCGCCGATGTTGAGATAGCCGACATCGTCTGAGGCAGGACCATGGCAGGTGATTGTCGTTCCAGGACGGCCCATGCAACCCAGACGCTGGCCAACTGGACCGGTGATGGTGATGGTAATTGGATTAGTGGCGCCGATCAGACGCCCACCGACGTTATGCTGGCCGTAGGACTCAAGGACCAGGTTGGTGGACTCTTTAAATGCCGCCTGGACCAGTTCCTCAAAGTTCTTGGAGCTGATCCGCTGGCCGTTGGCATCGATTCCTTTGACTGTGATGGCTCTTGTGTTCTCGCCTTTCACCTATGTACTCCTTAGCAGGTATATTTGATTTTCAGAAGATCAGCCGCGTCCTTGTTGCCAATGCCTAAGGCGTCTGACATGCCAATGGGCAGGCTTTGGGAGCGTCCAAGGGGGGCCATGCACTTCTTCATTTCGATCCGGAGGCCCATGAAGACGTCAACAACCCGTTGGGCAACCTGATCTGGGTCGAGTCTGCGGTAGAGCTTGGGACTCTGGCTGGTGATTCCTTTGGGGCAAATGCCCAAGTTGCAGACATTGCAGCGATTTTTTTCGCTGCCCAGACAACCGGCTGCGGCCTGCATGATGTATTTCCCCATGTGGACGCCAGAGGCGCCGAGCATGATCAGGGCCATGCCGTTTTGGACCGGGTTGCCATTTTTACCGACACCACCGGCAGCGAAGATCGGGATCTCGTTCTGCTTGCCCTGGGCCACCAGGTCGAGATAACACTCCCGAACATTGGAGGCGATGGGGTGACCGGTAGCGTTCATGCTGATGTCGTAGGCCGCGCCGGTGCCGCCATCAATGCCATCGATTAAGAGGGCTGAGGCGTAAGGGTTGCGGACCAGATTGTTCAATACCGATTTTGCCGAAGTAGAGCCGGAGATCTTGGGATAGACTGGCACTTTGAAGTCCCAGGCCATGGACATGGTCTGGATCATCTTCATTACGCTCTCTTCGATGGAGTAGAGGGTCTGATGTACCGGCGGTGACGGCAGGTCGACACCTTCAGGCACGCCGCGCAGGCGAGCGATAAGCTTCGATACCTTGAACCACATCAGCAGACCGCCATCGCCTGGTTTGGCGCCTTGACCGTATTTGATCTCAATGGCTGCCGGTTCGCACTGCATCTCGGGGATGGCGCGGATAATCTCGTCCCAGCCGAAATAACCGGAGGCGATCTGGAGGATGATGTATTTGAGGAATGGACTTTTCAGTACCCAAGGGGGGCAACCGCCCTCACCGGTACACATCACTACAGGGATGCCGAGTACCTCGTTACAGTAGGCTACACCCTGTAGGAGGCCCAGCCACATGTTGGGTGACAGGGCGCCAAAGGACATTGAGCCGATGATGAAGGGGAAGATTTCACGAACCGGTGGAATCCACTCGCCCGCTGCTTGGCGGCGGATATACTCTGCTGGCGGCAGAATCCGGCCCAGCAAGGTATTCATGTGGAATTCGTGGCGTCCTGCGTCCAAGGCCGGATCGGTGAGCATGGAGATCCGGTTGAAGGAGATCTGATCAAGGAGGCTGGTGCGGTCGTTGCGACGGCCGCCGCGTTTCCCGGCATCGCCCTTCTGGTAGCTGTGAAAATGGGCGCGTTCGTCATTGGCGTTGACCTGAGGACCGATGGCCTCGTTAGGACAAACCATGGAACACATGCCGCAGCCGATACAACGGTGATCGAGGTCGGTCCGCTGACGGATGCCGACGAAGGTCCGGTAATCGCTGCCCCGTTTCTTTTGCAGCAGATCGAGTTTAGGCATCCGTTGCCGGCGATATGCCAGATAAATGGCCTCGGTTGGGCAGACGGAGGTGCACCGGCCGCACAGGGTGCAGCGGTCCTCGCTGTGCTCGACGATCCAGGGCAGATCGTGATAGGTTAGGCTGCTTGGTGTTGAGGAAATTGATCGAATTGAGACCATATCGTGTACTCCTGTCGGTCGGGTGGCACAATGACGGTATTTTCCCGCATTGGTTGAAAGTCGAGTGATTTGTCGCGATCAGGGATCATGGCGTCAACGCCGCAGATCTCCGAAGCCAGAGCCCATTCGCCGGGTTTTCCGCCGATGGTTGCTGGTCGCATCTTCTTGGTGTCCATCACCATGATCGTGGTCTCATCCGGCAAGGTCCCCATGACGCAGTTGGGGCCATCGATAATTAATCGGCGGCATGCGTCGCGCAGCCCTTTAAGGAAGGCCCCCTGGGGGTGATGCAGAAGTTCGTCGGTTTTTAATGGGGTGATAACATGT
Protein-coding regions in this window:
- a CDS encoding 3-phosphoglycerate dehydrogenase; the protein is MEHYRIKIIDKIAQEGLDLFDPWYRVQDDELDPQGIIVRSSGVNTENYPSLLAVARAGAGVNNITVDKATAHGICVFNTPGANANAVVELVFVMLGMQARNIHKCLQFCHALAGLPGETLVQRIEQEKSVFKGFELAGKTLGVIGLGKIGVRVANGGALRQMRVIGFDPSPALENIHQLSPDVELSRSLAGVLRNADILTVHAPLNSKTQGMVNRELLAQLPQGAILVNYARASIVDELAVLDALASGQLSSYVTDFPSSALLCHPNVLTSPHLGASTEESEEQCACMAVRELKSYLEYGHITHSVNFPTAENIPAGNVHTRLIMINRDMPGMIGFASSTIGAYGINIVSYLNESNGQVGYNIIDLEGPINDEAQARILAHEGVIRLRLIRFTDK
- a CDS encoding PEP-CTERM sorting domain-containing protein — translated: MFGTAGASLAALLGVSYLNRDVVGSFGLYSDLDQNKVINPTTEHFKVIDGTIPGIGYRNASTFFHFNSSLSAWEVAAVDIWAPGYVGTVTPKAFGNVFGFYFSGAQNPNSFFYTDAFYNGGIEYVSIDYTPYVASIRFDFGNNGTIDAIINTTDVAPVPEPATMLLLGTGLVGLAGTTRKRMKKA
- a CDS encoding 4Fe-4S dicluster domain-containing protein, with protein sequence MKGENTRAITVKGIDANGQRISSKNFEELVQAAFKESTNLVLESYGQHNVGGRLIGATNPITITITGPVGQRLGCMGRPGTTITCHGPASDDVGYLNIGADVIVLGHATNGVCNAMAEGRVMIRGSIGSRALTMTKWNPDYQRPQLWVLGSVGDTFAEFNCGGIGIVCGIEPKSTNVLGYRPCVGMVGGWIYVRGEHDGSFSKTNVKEITPDDQQWQWLMDRMPEYLTSIGREDLLATLSVRDEWKILIAITPQERALMFSGPMPMHEFRTKVWDKAFGGDPLRDLAPGLDRSPIGVIETGDLRRKMPYWANREYAAPCSFYCPVHIPTVDRLRLLRDGKGQEAYDLILSYTPFPASVCGAICPNLCMENCSRQVVDNPIDVALLGRSVLSSQPLPCKPANGKKVAIIGGGPAGINAAYQLARSGVEAHIFEKDHQLGGKLAQVIPWERLPMATWQAEIDRFMKMDHVNVHFNVDMTADKFTELQKDYDYVVIAVGTHEPRKIPFPGHERVIPALDFLKAGKSDTPMPVGKQVVIIGAGNVGCDVACEAYRLGAQQVTLVDIQKPLAFGKERKAAEDLGAIFKWSVMTKEVTNEGLVDNQGNLIPAQTVIISIGDIPKVSFLPDTIECLKVGGAAWVKADKTGRTSDDKVFAVGDVERPGLATNALGAGKNAADAIIADIEGREYQPFTKNVIPLAKLISAHYIPDTMPGKTAEAQADKCMSCGSCRDCHLCETMCPTGAITRRELPEIDSYEYLSDNNKCIACGFCADTCPCGIWQMRTF
- a CDS encoding 4Fe-4S dicluster domain-containing protein, coding for MVSIRSISSTPSSLTYHDLPWIVEHSEDRCTLCGRCTSVCPTEAIYLAYRRQRMPKLDLLQKKRGSDYRTFVGIRQRTDLDHRCIGCGMCSMVCPNEAIGPQVNANDERAHFHSYQKGDAGKRGGRRNDRTSLLDQISFNRISMLTDPALDAGRHEFHMNTLLGRILPPAEYIRRQAAGEWIPPVREIFPFIIGSMSFGALSPNMWLGLLQGVAYCNEVLGIPVVMCTGEGGCPPWVLKSPFLKYIILQIASGYFGWDEIIRAIPEMQCEPAAIEIKYGQGAKPGDGGLLMWFKVSKLIARLRGVPEGVDLPSPPVHQTLYSIEESVMKMIQTMSMAWDFKVPVYPKISGSTSAKSVLNNLVRNPYASALLIDGIDGGTGAAYDISMNATGHPIASNVRECYLDLVAQGKQNEIPIFAAGGVGKNGNPVQNGMALIMLGASGVHMGKYIMQAAAGCLGSEKNRCNVCNLGICPKGITSQSPKLYRRLDPDQVAQRVVDVFMGLRIEMKKCMAPLGRSQSLPIGMSDALGIGNKDAADLLKIKYTC